The Nitrospirota bacterium genome segment AGATGCGCTTGGCTTCTTCGATGGGGGTGTTCTCGACCACGCGGACACCTTCGTGGACCTTGACCCGCTGGATTTGATGCTCCGGGTCCGGGTTGTCCACGATGAAGTAGCCTTCCGGTTCCCCGCCACCTTCGCCTCCTCCCCCGCCTCCCGTTCCAGTGACAACCTTCTTGTTCTTCTTCTCGGTCCCCTTGCCGTTGTCACCCATGCGTTTGCACAGACCCACGAAGTCGAGGATCTGGAAACTGAACTTGCCCGTTTTTGGATCAAGGCGGGTGCCACGGCCCAGCATTTGAATGTACTTGCCGACCGACCGGGTGAGCGCGGCGAAGCCGATGTAACGCACACAGGGGATGTCCACCCCGGTGCTCATGATGTCCACAGAAACGGCGATGTAGGGTTTCTGGTAGGGCTTCTTGAACCAGCCTTTCAGGGTCCGGTTCAACTCCGCGTTCTCGGAAATGATCGGTTCGGCGTAGCGGGGGCTCTTGCCTTCGTCGTTGAAGACCGCGTTCAGGGCGTTTGCCAGCATCATGCAATGCGCCTGGCTCACGCCAAAAAGAATCATCTTCTCGCCGTACTCGGTCCGTTTGCGGATTTCCTCGGCAACGCGTTTGGCCGTGTTCTCGGTGAGATACTTTCGGTTCAGTTGCTCCAGTTTCAGTTTCTTGGTCTTGTCGAGTTCGATCTTCTTCCGCTCGTCCGGGTCCAGAACGTAATCGAACTCGACGCCTTCCTGCTCCGCGATCTGCGTCAGGTGTGTCTTGATCTCATCAACTTTGTAGGGCGCAAGGAAGCCCTCATCGATGCCCCGACCAAGGTCAAATTCGTACGTCGGTTCGCCGACTTCGCAACCGAAAAGTCGGTAGGTGTCCAGAATGGCAAGGTCGTCGTCCGTCACCTTCTTCGGGTCCTTCGGGATGGCAATCCGGGGCGTGGCGGTGAGTCCGATCCGGGGACAAAGGAAGTGATCGAAGATGACCCGCCGGCTGACGTTTATGGACCGGTGGCATTCGTCCACGATCAGCAGGTCGTAGTAGGTGCTGGGAATCCCCGAGTAGAGGATTTCCAGCGTGTCAATGACGGCAACGTGAATGTCCTTATGCTTGAAGCCCTTGTAGTTGGAAGTCGTGATCCAGCCCGCCGTATAGGTCGGGCTGATGAGACTGAAGCCGTCATCCCGCGCCTGCTCTGCCAGCAGTCGGCGATCCACTACAAAGAGAATCCGCCGGGCAAGGCCGGTGTCGAGGAGCGCCTTGCACAGGGCAACGGTGGTCCGCGTCTTGCCTAGGCCGGTCGCCATGTGAACCAGCATCTTACCGCGCCCTTCGCGCAAACCCTTCAGCAGGACGTTGATACAGTCCAGTTGATAGTACCGTTCCTTGCCCGCCGCCGAATCGAAGCCACCGGCGATGGTCGTGTCTATGACGATCTCGCGTTCCTGCCGCCGCTTCTGCTCCTGCGCCATGCGAACGCCCATGTCTTCGAGGGACAGGAACGAGTTGACCGGACGGAACTCGCCCGCCTCAAGCCCGGTCCAGGCCATGTCGTAGAACAGCGTCCGCTCGGCGGAACAGGCGTAGAGGAACTGGGGGTGGAGAATGCGAGAGTAGAGAATCTGGAGTTTCGGCAGCGCCTTTTTGGGATCGTCCAGTTTGTTCTCGAAGACCGCGAGCGGCGTTCCCTGAAGGTCTTGGAGAACCACATCCGGCTTGACGTACTTGTGACCGGGAAATTCTTTTTGTTGTTCCGGCGTCAGTGGGTACTGCGGCTGGTAAAGCAGGGTGTCGCCGACCTTCCACCCGAGTTTCTTCAGGTCTTCGATGACCCGAAGGTCGGTCGCAGTCGCTTCGTTGGCATTTATGTCGGGCATGTCACCCCCCAAACCTCTTCGATGATCCGGCGAAGTTGTTTCTGCGCGTCGTCCTGAAGTCTGCCAACGGCTGACAGAGCGTCGAGATTCTGTCGGGCAGAGGCGACGAGAACTTCCTGAGTGTGAATGTCTTCCATATAGGGAACGCGAAACTCCCCCATATAATCTTGGGAGACCTTGACCATACTCGGTGATGCCCCTTGCGGAACACGGCCGAAATACTGGCGGCCATACGTCGAATTGAAGAGGATAGCCGCAAACTCAGGCAGAATCTTGGTGCGATCAAACACAACGCGGGTCAGGAGATCGGGGAAGACGACTTTATCCTCAGTCGGCCCGACAATCCCTGCAAGTGCGACGAGTTCCGGGGTGTTGCCACGGCTGTAGAAGAAGTCCCCCTCGTGAACGTAGAAGGTTTCGATGTTCGGGCGGAATTCGGACGTGTACTTTCTTTCGGTCAGATCAATACGGCCCCGTTTCAAGCATGCCAGGGTCAAGACGGGTATTTCGCCACCGTTGCACGTCGGCGACCATCCGTTCCTTGTTTCCAGGATTGCGTCTTTAATCGGGCGAAGGTTGTCTTGGATAGAGTCCGGCAACACGATTGTGAATTTGGATTGGATGATGCGACACGACGACGCGACGGATACGAGTTCATCAAGCCGCCGAGCTATGGTCTCCTGAATTTCTGGCGGCGGTAGCGGAATCTCGAAACCACAAAGGAAATCCGAGCCCTGTTCGGTCTTGATGCCTTTGTTCTTCTGATCGATCAACTGAGCAAGAAACTGCGGCGAACGGAGCATGTGGCAAAGGTAGTCAGCGCGGCTATCAGGCGTCTTCGGTTGGTACACTTGATAATGCGTCGAACAAACCAATCGGCGTGGCGCTAATGCGACAGCACCTTGATGTAGGTTGATCTTCGATGTGATTAGTTCTCCGCGGTCCGCAATGTAGAGATCCATGCCGGTTTCTGGAAATTCGCGAAAGTGAATGCATCCATCAGCAAAGGTGATCTTCTCTACAATATCAAATTGCCCGGAATAATCTTCCTTTCGCAAGCGTTCGTGCTTGGGTTCAACCAGTTCGCCTAACTTGCATCGTGGGTAACGTGCGCCGCTTTCGATGATCTTCCGGAGAGTGGCAAGCTGGTCGTGATTCGCCAGTTCTTCGACCGGGTAGGCCATGAGGTATTGCCGGGCGATGTCGAACTCTATGGAATCCTGCACGTCCAGCATGGCGAGTGCGGAATGGGCTTTCTCCGGCGGGCAGTCCTTGAGTGCCTCATAGCGGGCGTCGAGAGGGTGCCCGTTCTTTCGCTTTGCGCCCTTGAAGACAGCGTTCCATTCCTCAAGTTGGCTTTTGGATAGGTTGCTCCGGGCGTTGGGCAGGTTGAACGAATAGAGGTGCGCGACCTCGATGCGTTTCGCAATTTCATTCATGGTCTTGACTCGCCAGACTTCATCCTGCTGGGTCAGTCGCCCGCTGCGGTCGGTTTCGGTGATCTTGCCGGCGCGCAGTTGGTCGGCGAGTTTCGCGCCCAGGGGTTCACTTTCCTTCGCCGCCCGCTCGTAAAAGTCGGTGGTGGTGTCGGCCGCGATGCGGAGTTTGACGCGGGGGTCCAGGTTCACAATCCATGCCGCCGGCACACTGAAGGAATGTTTGGTTTCCGGAGGTGTCTTGTCATGCCTGACGTATTTATCGAACAATTCA includes the following:
- a CDS encoding DEAD/DEAH box helicase family protein, which produces MPDINANEATATDLRVIEDLKKLGWKVGDTLLYQPQYPLTPEQQKEFPGHKYVKPDVVLQDLQGTPLAVFENKLDDPKKALPKLQILYSRILHPQFLYACSAERTLFYDMAWTGLEAGEFRPVNSFLSLEDMGVRMAQEQKRRQEREIVIDTTIAGGFDSAAGKERYYQLDCINVLLKGLREGRGKMLVHMATGLGKTRTTVALCKALLDTGLARRILFVVDRRLLAEQARDDGFSLISPTYTAGWITTSNYKGFKHKDIHVAVIDTLEILYSGIPSTYYDLLIVDECHRSINVSRRVIFDHFLCPRIGLTATPRIAIPKDPKKVTDDDLAILDTYRLFGCEVGEPTYEFDLGRGIDEGFLAPYKVDEIKTHLTQIAEQEGVEFDYVLDPDERKKIELDKTKKLKLEQLNRKYLTENTAKRVAEEIRKRTEYGEKMILFGVSQAHCMMLANALNAVFNDEGKSPRYAEPIISENAELNRTLKGWFKKPYQKPYIAVSVDIMSTGVDIPCVRYIGFAALTRSVGKYIQMLGRGTRLDPKTGKFSFQILDFVGLCKRMGDNGKGTEKKNKKVVTGTGGGGGGEGGGEPEGYFIVDNPDPEHQIQRVKVHEGVRVVENTPIEEAKRIFEAAVSNPDNPVIVSLKQKIDEREDYEPTAEDVEAVEDWVSKPEIWLDEGNLQRIYDYPAGSVWDFFLHVLGKRRIPTPLQRVQTGYENYILSAEFTDAQVHVLELIKDVFVSTLSEHGTVDAQSIFQNPIYESIIGTYDEVNQAFDCKIDEVIKTMSDNFKLARAA
- a CDS encoding N-6 DNA methylase, whose product is MGRSTVHYADSDTNNTLKKLHKKLRPAGTPVQRVEYIIELLLFRIFEVKLKQDPDFKQLRDLFARPNDHLLFNSLHTVPNERLLPTLNEKFFPFYASILSQARKVYKTNLGQKVQDQLVLIEEVFKNSNFTNNVKSGDLQEVLALIGEIDEDRLLKTDLLGDAIESALSETGGTKDMGLHRTPDHIRQFMVALTDPTFLDSIFDPACGTAGFGFDSYGYVTEAVRRSGKWPGLKAHPELIAYFQKHFAKHPAAMPSPTKALEFYRSGIHGIEYLGMIRKMAAINFYIRGLNPQNIEQGDSLALFDPAKDGGSKTVVQANPPFGADRDQEAYPNVWAEFSRESETTILFVKLMLDALAPGGRCAVIVSEGFMTWGQASARTLRKMLVEENNLRAIISLPQGVFVSKGGVGPKTSILVFEKGGQTKDIWFYKVTNDGYTMGTNRRPIEGCQLVEALELFDKYVRHDKTPPETKHSFSVPAAWIVNLDPRVKLRIAADTTTDFYERAAKESEPLGAKLADQLRAGKITETDRSGRLTQQDEVWRVKTMNEIAKRIEVAHLYSFNLPNARSNLSKSQLEEWNAVFKGAKRKNGHPLDARYEALKDCPPEKAHSALAMLDVQDSIEFDIARQYLMAYPVEELANHDQLATLRKIIESGARYPRCKLGELVEPKHERLRKEDYSGQFDIVEKITFADGCIHFREFPETGMDLYIADRGELITSKINLHQGAVALAPRRLVCSTHYQVYQPKTPDSRADYLCHMLRSPQFLAQLIDQKNKGIKTEQGSDFLCGFEIPLPPPEIQETIARRLDELVSVASSCRIIQSKFTIVLPDSIQDNLRPIKDAILETRNGWSPTCNGGEIPVLTLACLKRGRIDLTERKYTSEFRPNIETFYVHEGDFFYSRGNTPELVALAGIVGPTEDKVVFPDLLTRVVFDRTKILPEFAAILFNSTYGRQYFGRVPQGASPSMVKVSQDYMGEFRVPYMEDIHTQEVLVASARQNLDALSAVGRLQDDAQKQLRRIIEEVWGVTCPT